CCAAAATCAGCATGGCTTACGGcaagaaataaaaaaaaaaaaaagcgtgTCCAACTGCTTCATTGGTTTTCAGAGCTTCACCTTTGTTTTGCCCTTCAACTTTTTTTACCCTGCTGTATTTGCTTGCGCTTTGAGACCCTCTCTGTTATAACCACTTTTTCCAATCTACGCAATCCATATCTGTCGACTCCTGCTCTTGATATCTTTCCTTTTTATTTCTGCCGCGATGCCAGAATAAACACCAGCTTCAAGGTAGTTGAAACATGTAGTAACCTTCAAGGATGTCTTCCATTATCCCGCTACCTATCATTCATCTAGCAGATCTATCATACGCACTAAAGTACAAGTACACCCAAAGAACCTCGGAAAGTACCTCGGTACCTCACTGATCAGCCACAGTTACACCATCCCCCAGCAACTCACAAGTCCCCGGGGATGTCCATGTACCCGGCAGGACTTAGCGGCAGACACAAAGACACACGTTCGAACCCGTCGCACTGGCACAAAATCGAAGTATATAGAGGTCGCTAGCCTCAGGTACCAAAACAATCCCGTGACCGAGAGTAGATATCTCCACGTGACTCTCTCCCTGTCAAAGTCGCCAACCAAGACACACACACTGCCCAATTCTCACCTCCCGACAAGACCAGAATCCTTTCTTTACCAGTCTAAATGTCCCTCTGGAGGTACGTGGCACAGATCTCAACCGACCAACCCCTGCCCACTCACCAATTCCCGGGCTACCGAGACAAGATAGAAATTAACAAGCTTCACAGCTCCTACCGTGGCCTCACCCCCAAAACCCGGGCCCTGTTCGGTATCGGCGTCATGGCCTGGGCAGGCATCGGACTCTGGACCACGCCCCAAGTAGAAAACGCTTTGGGCATGCAGCCCTCGAAGGAAGAGCAGGATGCACTGGATCGGAAGTTGGCGGTGCGTGTGTCGCGTGTCGGAGGAGAGGGCGTCGAGACATCGAATACCCGGGTCAACTGAGCGATTGAAGAGTCGACGGAGACGACCCGCGCGACAACCGCGCTCTAGGAGCTCTAGGAGCTCATGATGGCGATGGAGGCTACGGGGGTGGGCTTTGTGGTCGGCTGTGATTATCTCCGGGAGTCGTGGGGATAGTCTTACGGAACTATGGGGGTTGAATGCG
Above is a genomic segment from Penicillium digitatum chromosome 3, complete sequence containing:
- a CDS encoding long-chain-fatty-acid--CoA ligase 1, coding for MSLWSSYRGLTPKTRALFGIGVMAWAGIGLWTTPQVENALGMQPSKEEQDALDRKLAVRVSRVGGEGVETSNTRVN